In Flammeovirgaceae bacterium, the sequence TACTCCGCCAAAGTAACCAACGACCTGGGCAACTTTTACCGGATGAGCGGCCGCTATCCCGAAGCTGAAAAGCAATTGGATAAAGCTTTATCGGTACGGGAATCGCTGCTGGGCATTAACCACCCGGATTATGTAAATACAAAAGAAAACCTGGCTATACTCTATTGGAAGTCCGGGCGCATCAACCAGGCCTATATGGCCTACCGCGATGTAATGGATAAAACGATTGAATTTATCAATCGCTACTTCCCGCCCATGAGCGAGGCGGAGAAAACCAGCTACTGGGATGTAACCGCGCCCCGGTTTCAGCGTTTTTTCAATTTTGCCATCGAAGCAAATGTAGAGCTGAATTATGTAACGCAGGATTTTTTCGATTACCAGATGGCTACCAAGGCGCTGCTGCTCAACTCTACCAACAAGGTGAAGAACGCCATCCTGGCCAGCAACGATAAGCAGTTGGTTAACGACTACCTGCGTTGGCTGGATAAAAAAGAACAACTGGCACGCCTGTATTCGTACTCTAAAGAGCAATTAAAAGAACAGAAAATCGATCTGCCCGCCTTAGAGCGCGAAGCCAATGCCATGGAGAAATCGCTGTCAGAGCGTTCCTCCGATTTCTCCTCAGGCTACTCCACCCAAAAAATCAGTTACAAACAGGTACGCGACCTGCTGACCGACAACGAAGCCGTGGTGGATATTGTGCGGGTAAGGGGTTTCAACCAGGATTTTACCCCGGATGCGAAGTACGCGGCCCTGGTGCTGCTCAAGAAGCAGGACTTACCGAAACTTATTGTATTGGATAACGGCTCGCAACTGGAAACCCGGTATGCAAAGTATTACACTACGGTTATCCAAAAGCGCATGCCCGATGAATTTTGCTACGATCAGTACTGGGCGCGCATCGATCCGGAACTGGCCGGCAAGCGGATGATCTACCTTTCGCCCGATGGCGTTTATAATCAGGTGAATTTAAATACCCTGAAAAAACCCGATGGCGATTACCTGGTTAACCGGTACGACTTTGTGCTGCTGGGCAACTCGCGCGATTTGATCGAACTGAAGACGCGTAAAGTTACGGCCATGAAAAAGGATGCGTTTTTACTGGGCTTCCCCGATTACGGAACAACCGATGTTCCGCCCCTGCCCGGAACAAAGGTTGAGTTGGATGGTGTATCAAAGGTACTGAAAGCATCGGGGTACCAGGTAACCCAATACATGGAGCGCAACGCCACCGAAGGCAATATTAAAAAACTGAAGAGCCCGGCTTTGCTGCACATCGCCACGCACGGATACTTCCTTAAAGATGTGGATGAATCGGGCGGCTCGGTGTTTGGCGTAAATGCGGAGAATGCTTCGAACAATCCCTTGCTGCGGTCGGGCCTCATCCTGGCCGGAGCCGGCAAAGCCATTGAAGGAACAGGCAGTGCCGACATGACCAGCAATGACAATGGTATTTTAACAGCCTACGAAGCCATGAACCTGAACCTGGAAGGCACGGGCCTGGTTATTCTCAGCGCATGCGAAACCGGCCTTGGCGATGTGAAATCAGGTGAAGGGGTTTACGGATTGCAGCGCGCATTTTTAGTGGCCGGTGCCGATGCGCTGATTATGAGTTTGTGGAAGGTGGATGACGAAGCCACGCAACTATTAATGACCAGCTTTTATACCAACTGGATTAAACTCAACAACAGGCAAAAGGCCTTTAAGCAGGCCCAGCTTCAGCTCATGGCCAAATACAAGGAGCCGTATTACTGGGGCGCGTTTGTAATGATGGGAATGTGAGCAGAATCAGGAAAGTGGGGGCCGCCCGATTGTTTTGATAAAATCAGACGTGCTGCCATCCCAATAGCAAACTATGCACCTTCCGTTTTGAAACTGATGAATACAGTTTTTGTAGCCATATAAAAATGTGCGAACATTCCGGACAGAGGTTGTTCATTGGTGAAGCATCCCGGTAAAAAGCAC encodes:
- a CDS encoding CHAT domain-containing protein, which gives rise to MRYAVLIFLVGVLSGGYAQDIWGELGKSLAKEGGKKGAQQKQALDSIDFQFAISVNENAGFFDIEQKGEGTSRLLYALREEADKTLVEKARDSLQTAISFYELRQYKLAEENFIKARNFMERSGLTNEMVYLRALSNLGLVYLAQGKTTDAAQYISQCLAYSEQTLGKKSAAYIANLNNKAKLDQSLGKYNEAEKQFDEAIAYNESVFGEGMQKAILLNNKAMLLQAIGRYAEAADLMKKAMLSSTVAPKKALQGKKSFDNRKFQANLAFIYQLSGKYAEAEANFLEIKKVFDNRKQTSNAEYAGLLNQLGILYIQMGKNDKVEELLKKSQEVYKKRFTEQNIYSAKVTNDLGNFYRMSGRYPEAEKQLDKALSVRESLLGINHPDYVNTKENLAILYWKSGRINQAYMAYRDVMDKTIEFINRYFPPMSEAEKTSYWDVTAPRFQRFFNFAIEANVELNYVTQDFFDYQMATKALLLNSTNKVKNAILASNDKQLVNDYLRWLDKKEQLARLYSYSKEQLKEQKIDLPALEREANAMEKSLSERSSDFSSGYSTQKISYKQVRDLLTDNEAVVDIVRVRGFNQDFTPDAKYAALVLLKKQDLPKLIVLDNGSQLETRYAKYYTTVIQKRMPDEFCYDQYWARIDPELAGKRMIYLSPDGVYNQVNLNTLKKPDGDYLVNRYDFVLLGNSRDLIELKTRKVTAMKKDAFLLGFPDYGTTDVPPLPGTKVELDGVSKVLKASGYQVTQYMERNATEGNIKKLKSPALLHIATHGYFLKDVDESGGSVFGVNAENASNNPLLRSGLILAGAGKAIEGTGSADMTSNDNGILTAYEAMNLNLEGTGLVILSACETGLGDVKSGEGVYGLQRAFLVAGADALIMSLWKVDDEATQLLMTSFYTNWIKLNNRQKAFKQAQLQLMAKYKEPYYWGAFVMMGM